A region of the Thermithiobacillus plumbiphilus genome:
GGCCAACCCGGTGGCCTATGTCAATTCGTTCAAGATCCGGAGAACCTGAAAATGCATAACACACAAGCCTTGCGCGCGGCGCTGCTGTCCCTGGGATTGTTTGTCCTGCTGATCGGCTTCTGGCATCTCGCCACCTTGCCAAAAGCGGCCGAGGACGCTGGCGTGAGCGCGGAATATGCGGCGCTCATGGGCTCTGCTAACCAATCGGATTCAGGGCTGCCATCGCCCGGCATGATCTGGGAAACCATTGTGCAGCAACTCTCTGATCCCTTCTATGACGCCGGCCCCAATGACAAGGGGATCGGCATCCAGCTGGCGTATTCGTTGGGGCGCGTGCTGCTGGGCTTCGCGCTGGCAGCGCTGGTTGCCATCCCGCTGGGTTTCGTGATCGGTATGTCGCCGGTCGTGTCCCGGGCCCTGGATCCCTATGTCCAGTTGTTGCGCCCGATTTCCCCGCTCGCCTGGATGCCCCTGGCTCTTTACATCATCAAGGATTCATCGACCTCCGCGATCTTTGTGATCTTCATCTGCTCGCTCTGGCCCATGCTGATCAACACTGTCTATGGCGTGGCCTCGGTGAAGCGGGACTGGCTGAACGTCGCCAGGACCCTGGAGGTGAGTCCCTTGCGCAAGGCCTTGCAGGTGGTGCTGCCAGCCGCGGCACCAACCATTCTCACCGGAATGCGCATTTCCATGGGCATCGCCTGGCTGGTGATCGTGGCGGCGGAAATGCTGATAGGGGGGACCGGCATCGGCTACTTCGTCTGGAACGAGTGGAACAACCTGTCGCTGAGCAATGTGATCTTCGCCATTCTCATGATCGGCATAGTCGGCATGGTCCTGGACGCCGGCTTCGGCTGGCTGGGCAGATTAGTGGCATACCGCGAATAGGAGCGTGTCATGCAGGAAAATTTCCTGAGCGTGGAAGGTTTGAGCAAGCTGTACCCGGCTGCTCGCGGCAACGACAAGCTGG
Encoded here:
- the ntrB gene encoding nitrate ABC transporter permease, translating into MHNTQALRAALLSLGLFVLLIGFWHLATLPKAAEDAGVSAEYAALMGSANQSDSGLPSPGMIWETIVQQLSDPFYDAGPNDKGIGIQLAYSLGRVLLGFALAALVAIPLGFVIGMSPVVSRALDPYVQLLRPISPLAWMPLALYIIKDSSTSAIFVIFICSLWPMLINTVYGVASVKRDWLNVARTLEVSPLRKALQVVLPAAAPTILTGMRISMGIAWLVIVAAEMLIGGTGIGYFVWNEWNNLSLSNVIFAILMIGIVGMVLDAGFGWLGRLVAYRE